One window of the Triticum dicoccoides isolate Atlit2015 ecotype Zavitan chromosome 3B, WEW_v2.0, whole genome shotgun sequence genome contains the following:
- the LOC119280995 gene encoding uncharacterized protein LOC119280995 has protein sequence MRTEMVIRMQASSDKGQHSKAMKIAAATDGVESVTLAGEGRNLLRVVGEGVDSNHLTSRLRRKVGQADIVELRTLQAGRGYASTTNAAAGAGYYSAQAADAGARGDAAAYGGYNSYTTANYSPVAADQYHRQQQQLSYEYYPPPPYASTVVHHEYTAGDPSGCSIM, from the exons ATGAGG ACGGAGATGGTGATCAGGATGCAGGCGAGCTCCGACAAGGGCCAGCACTCCAAGGCCATGAAGATCGCGGCCGCAACCGATG GAGTGGAGTCGGTGACGCTGGCGGGGGAGGGCCGGAACCTGCTGCGGGTGGTCGGCGAAGGCGTCGACTCCAACCACCTCACCAGCAGGCTGCGCCGGAAGGTGGGCCAGGCCGACATCGTCGAGCTGCGGACCCTGCAGGCGGGCCGCGGCTACGCGAGCACCACCAACGCTGCCGCCGGAGCCGGCTACTACTCTGCGCAGGCCGCCGACGCGGGCGCACGCGGGGACGCCGCCGCCTATGGCGGGTACAACAGTTACACTACGGCCAACTACTCGCCGGTGGCGGCCGATCAGTACCACCGCCAGCAGCAGCAGCTGTCGTACGAGTACTACCCACCGCCGCCGTACGCTAGCACCGTCGTCCACCACGAGTACACGGCAGGCGATCCTTCCGGCTGCTCCATCATGTAG